A region of uncultured Draconibacterium sp. DNA encodes the following proteins:
- a CDS encoding Dabb family protein — MQKRRSFLKKAIAGVTFSAILPFTKSATAGEVKLKDALVHHVFFWLKEPENETHKKQLVEALNQLTKVKTIKLSHIGFPASTEDRDVVDHSYSVSYMAMFDNQADQDAYQVDPIHLKFVEENQHLWNKVVVYDSVD, encoded by the coding sequence ATGCAAAAAAGAAGATCGTTTTTAAAGAAAGCCATTGCGGGAGTTACCTTTTCGGCTATACTTCCTTTTACCAAGAGTGCCACTGCCGGTGAAGTAAAGTTGAAGGATGCATTGGTGCATCATGTGTTTTTCTGGCTAAAAGAACCGGAAAATGAAACGCACAAAAAACAACTGGTTGAAGCTTTGAACCAACTCACCAAAGTAAAAACCATAAAACTGAGCCACATTGGTTTTCCGGCATCAACCGAAGACCGCGATGTGGTAGACCACTCCTATTCGGTGTCGTATATGGCAATGTTTGATAACCAGGCCGACCAGGATGCTTACCAGGTTGATCCGATTCACCTAAAATTTGTAGAAGAAAACCAACACCTTTGGAACAAAGTTGTGGTTTACGACTCGGTGGATTAG